One Lepisosteus oculatus isolate fLepOcu1 chromosome 4, fLepOcu1.hap2, whole genome shotgun sequence genomic window, TTCTACAATTAAACAGACATCTGAATTATTGGGCGGCACAGTGGAGCCCAGCGCTGGGCCCTGAGTTCAATCcctgacctggggtgctgtctgtgtggagtttgcatgttctccccgcgTCTATCTGGGTGTCCTCTgggagctccagtttcctcccatagtcctaATGCATACAGGTAAATTAATTGGttactgggaaaactggccctggtgtgcatgtctgtcctgcaatggactggtgtccggGGTGTGCCCAACTtcacacccattgcttgctggggtaGCCTCTAGgtctcccccacaaccctgaattggaaatgGAAGAACGGATCTTAAGTCTCCAGACTCGGATGACACAGCCGAGGACTAGTTCAAGTACGAGGACGAGCCAGAAGTGTTGGTACGGCATCGCTCTTAACTAGGGAGAAACTGAACGCAGGGAACAGGACTTGTGAGCCACAGCTCTAGCAATCAGGGGAGCTCATTAACCGCTGGGGTTGTGTGTGTTATGAGCCTCATGTCAATTGTGGGCAAGAAGAACAGACAGACcacctccccacacacacacacacttccgcTGAAAGGCTTAAATAACACCAAACTCCGCTGCAAATTCAAAAGGGGAACGAGTTCTGAAGCCACACCAAGTCTCATGTGAAGGCAAGGCAAGGCAAGTGGAACATTTGCGCAGGAGTGACGACCCTCTCCGGAGACATGGTACGTACTGCTCTCCTGCAAGAGCCGCCCGTCTCAAAAACGTTGCAAAGGCCCGGGACAGACCCACAAGACCGTGGGAAAGCGGGGAGCAGCTGTGAACTGATTTCATCAGGTATGGGCCAGATAGGAATGTGGTTCCAACCCCATCCCATCAGGCCCTTCCCAGATGGAGCCGCAGTCCGGCTCGGCGGGTTGCCTTGAAGCCCCAGGCTTCTCGTCTCACCGGAGTTCTGACCCAGTCGGGCCGGCCCGTGACAGACGGCCTCAGCACCTCCTCGCGTCCTCCATCCCGGCGCCCAGCGGGCGAGGCGCACTCTGCCCTTGCTAAGGGTTATATCTAAGCTGCTTTCAAGGTTTGTTTTTGCTGTGGGTCTCTGGGCTGGTCCTGCCCGAGAGGAAGAAGCAGGGGTGCAGTGCGTACTTGCTGAAGAGTGAGGCACAGACAGAAACTTACGTTTACTGGCAGGCGTCAAGAGCACCACCAGTGCTATTGTCCCCAAAGCTCACGTGTCAAGGTTTTTCTGCCTCTCAGTCTATAATTCACATTTAACAAcgagaaaaaatgtaaaatagacaCACTGAGTGAATTCATTCGGACTATCGAAACATACATACCTTTTCCATCCATGCTGTCCGGTGACGATTAATATTAAAGGAAGTGCGTTTGTGTATCAGAATATATCGACTAGCTATTCGTACCGATAGATTTGAACGTGCGCGGGGCCTGATGCAGACGAGCGCCGAGGTGTGGACTCCTCACCAGTTGATATTGTGGAGTCTGCACGAGGGCGTCGGCTGTGCTCCAGGGAACGCCAGCTCGGGCGCACGCGTGCTCCTGGTGGAACAGGCCGAGTCGCTCgatgggggggggagggcgcCAGCTGTGCACCCCAAAACAAGGCGGCGCCCCATGAGGAGCCACTCTggcgcctgcctgcccgccgcTCTGAATCAGACACGGGCTTGTCCAGACAAGTAGAGAGGAGACCGAGCGCCGATCCTCTGACCTCCTCTCCGCAGGCTTCTCCGCGAGGCGCGGCCGCTCTCCCGGGGTTCCTGGCCGTCCTGGTGTCCCTGCTGCCCCCCGGAGCCGCCACGTACCCCCCCTTCCTGCCCTGCGGTAGCCCGAGCCCCCAGACGGTGGACTGCGCGGCCCACGGCCTCACGCGGGTGCCCCTCTTCCGCGCGCCCACGGGGGCGGTGACGGCCCTCCTGCTCTCCGGCAACCACATCTCCCGGATCCCGGCCGACGCCTTCGCCCTCTTCCGCCGCCTGGAGACCCTGGAGCTGCAGTGGAACGGCCTGCTGCGCCCCGGCGTTCCCAAGGCCGGCGGCCCCATGGTGCTCGCCCCGCGGGCCTTCGAGCCGCTGGCCCAGCTCCGGAGCCTCGACCTGCGGGGCAACGGGCTGCGGGCCGTCCCGCTCCTGCCCCCCTCCCTGCGGACCCTCGACTTGAGCTACAACCGGCTGCTGCTCCTGGAGCCCCCGGCCCGCCCCCCCGCCCTGGCCGCGCTGCAGACGCTCCGCCTGGACGGCAACTGCTACTACAACAACCCCTGCGGCCACAGCCAGGGGGCGCCGCGCGGCTTCCTCGCGGGCATGGGCCGGCTGCGGGAGCTCTCGCTGGGCCACAACAACCTCACCGCGGTCCCCGGGGGCCTCCCGGCCGGCCTCAGGAGGCTCGCCCTCCACTACAACCAGATCTCGGCCGTGGCCCCGGGAGACTTCGGCCAGCTGGCGCGGCTGAGCTCCCTGGACCTCAAGGGGAACTGCCGGCGGTGCGAGCACGCCCCGAGCCCCTGCATCAAGTGCGCCCGCAGCGCCCTGCACCTGCCAGCCGGCTGCTTCGCAAGCCTGGGCTCCCTGAAGAGCCTGAACCTGTCCGACAACTCCCTCGCCTCCCTTAACGACTCCGTCTTCGCCCCCCTGCGgggactggaggagctgctcCTGAGCGACAACCTCCTCTCCCGGACATCCCCCAACGGCAACGATCTGGTCCTGGGGAGCCCGGCCTTCCGCGGCTTtccccggctgaggtccctcgACCTCTCGTACAACTACAGGCGGTTCACCGTCTTCCGGAGGCTGGCCCTCACCGAAGACTTCGCGGGCCTGGCGCGGCTGCAGAGCCTGCAGATCACCGGCTGCTTTTTCCAGTCCGTGGACAATGCCTCCGTCGCGCCCTTGGCCGGCCTCCCCGAGCTGCGCCTTCTAAACCTCCGGCTGAACTTCATCAAGAACATCGAGCTGCACATCTTCGACAGCCTGGCTGGCCTGAGCTACCTCAGGCTGTCGGACAACGAAATCAGCTGCACGCGCTGCCGGGGAGCCCCAGGAAAGAGACCGGGGCTCCCCGACCATCGTCTGACCCCCGGCTCTTCCCTCCAGGCGAGAGGGCTCAGCGCCCCCGAGCCGCAGGTGGGCCTCCCTTTGCCAGAGAGCTGCACCGGGCGCGAGACGCTGAATTTGATGAGGAACAACCTCGTCTACGTCCAGAAGGAGCTCTTCGAGGGGTTCGAGCGCATCGAGTGCCTGATCCTGTCCCACAACAGCATCAGCCAGTCCTTCAACGGCAACCAGTTCATCCTCCTGAAGAGGCTGAAGCTGCTGGACCTCTCCTACAACAGGATCGACTTGTACTACAAGGCGGCCTTCTCCGAGCTGCCCAGCCTGGAGGTGCTGGACCTCAGCAACAACAACTACCACTTCCAGCTGAGTGGAATGGGCCACAGGCTGGACTTCATCGCTGGGCTCCCCTCCCTCAGGCTCCTGGACCTGGGCTTCGACTCCATCAGCGACCGCATCAGCACGGCGCTGGCCAGCTCTTCCCTGAATAAGCTCGTCTTCAGGCACAACCGCCTGCAGGACATGTGGAACAAGAAGATTTATTTCCAGTTCTTTCGGAATCTCACCAACCTAACCAGCCTAGACCTGTCCAACAACCTGCTGACTCGCATCCCGCCTGAAGGGATCTACCATCTTCCCCCAACCCTGAGGGACCTCAACCTCAAGTTCAACAAGCTCACGTCTTTCCCCTGGGAGGCCCTGAGCGCCTTTCCGTGCCTGGAGATCCTGGATCTGAGCTACAACTGGCTCTCCACCCTCTCCCGGAGCCTCCATCCCGGCAGCTACATCCCCCCGGACTCCGGCCTCCGGAGCCTCAACCTGTCCTCCAACAGGATCCACGCCATCGACCGGGACTTCTTCAGGAACGCCACGGCGCTGGCCAGCCTGCTCCTGAGCGACAACCAGCTGGAGCAGGTGGACTTGGACAACTGCCTGCTGCAGCGCCTGCGCGTGCTGGACATCCGCTGGAACCGCCTGGTCTGCACCTGCGACTCCTCCTTCTACGAGCTCTTCAGCAACTTCAACTTCTCCGTGCCCGCCCTGACCAGCCAGGTGACCTGCGGCTCGCCAGACAGGCTGAGGGGCCGCAGCGTCTTCAGCCGGGACGCCCTGCTCTGCCCCAGCAGTCGCAACGTGGCCGCCTTCCTCCTCTCGCTCGCGCTGGCTCTCCCTCTGACCGCCCTGCCGGTGCTGAGGCAGGTGCTGGGCTGGGACGCCTGGTACGCCTTCTACGTCTGGGTGGCCAGGGCCTGGGGCCTCTTCTACAAGGGCGGCGAGGGCTCGGCCTACGACGCCTTCGTGGCGTTCGACAAGGAGCAGGAGAGCGTGGCGGACTGGGTGTACAACGAGCTCAGGGTGCAGCTGGAGGACAGCGGGGCCCAGCGCTTCCGGCTGTGCCTGGAGGAGAGGGACTGGCTGCCAGGGCGCTCCTCCATCGAGAACCTGCACGAGGCGGTGCAGGGCAGCAGGAAGACCGTGTTCGTGCTGCCCAGGGCCGGGCCGGCCGGCGGGCTGCTGCGGGAGGCCTTCTTCCTGGCGCAGCAGAGGCTGCTGGAGGAGCGGGCGGACGTGGCAGTCTTCGTGCTGCTGGAGAAGGGGCGGCGCGGGAGCCGCTACCTGCAGCTGCGCAGGCTGCTCTGCCGCGAGACCGTGCTGCTGTGGCCGCAGAACCCCCAAGCCCAGGGCTACTTCTGGCACCGGCTGCGCTGCGTCCTGGCCCGGGACATCCAGGCCAGCTACGACCGCAAGTTCAGCCTCAGCTTCGAGGCCTAGCGGGGCCtcactgcctgcctgcctgctggGGCCCAGCTCCATTCACTCCCGATCCCGGAGCGGCGGGCCAGGCCAGGTTTTCTAGGCAGCTTGGAAACTTCAGTGAGCCGGGctgtggggagagagagacactgaccaGGTGGACGACTGACCCAAACCCCGGGGGTGGAGTGGAAAAACCTGAACGGACTGTGGCCCTCCGGGACCAGGAGGTGAGAGGGGTAGATGCAAGGGAAGTTCAGAGACGTGGGGAAATGTCATGGTGCCATCAGAGTTCCTGCCAAGACCTTAAGGGCCCAAACATGTTGAAGCTCAACCCCGCGACTGATCTGCTCTGGCTGGACTCGACGCCTCTCCGGTCCCGTTAACAGGCACGTGAATCCAGTAGCGTTGGGTGCCCAGCTTCTCTCTCGCTCCCCGGCTTAAGGAAGAATGTATATCTCTCTTGAACAACAGAACGATGGCGTACTTACGGGGCTGATCTGTTTCACGTGGAGTTTGTTACAAAGGCTGGGGACAGATGACAACAGCCACCAACACCAAGCGCCACCgacctcagctgtcagtaatttccAATCACTCCGACGATTTTTCTTCCAGAAAACATCAGGGATCCTGTTCATAaagccccttctctccctcgTATTCATGCGCTTGCCTCTCCTCACTGCAGGGGGGTCCCAACCCCTTTAGTGTTCCCTGCGACTTGCTCAATAAACCTTTCAACTCACTTCCTTCCTGGGTGTCGTTATTCCTAGCGAATTTCGGTTTAGCCTCCTGCAGCTACCCGACAGTCCATCAATAAGCCAGTCCCCTGCGGAAATCGTCCTGTGTGTGCCAGTCAAACAAAAAATCATTCACAACTCCCTGGGCGTGCATCTCCAGCGCACCAGGCTGCTAGCCGGGCTATACAGCCCTCCTCAAACTGACACGAATGAAAAATGTGAGTGTGGTTAAACCAGCGGTTTACTCCAGCGTCTTGCTTGGTGTACAAGGTGAAAACACTGAGGCCCTCCAAGCCCTGCCTCTGTGCTCCTTACCCTGTACGACCACAAACTCTGAACACCGATGTCTGCCGCTTTGATCAAATAACTCCATGAACTCCATGACCGGCTTTGAAATGTTGCCCCCAATTAATTCATACAGTGTCCTTCATGCATTACTATCACTGCCCCGCGTGAAGACATCAGTTCTGTTGTACCTAACACATACACAAAAATAAGAGCTGCTAACAGACTAGATTTCTGAGGCAGGGTGAGGGAGGGGACAGTGCCTGCATGTTCTTCCCTCTCAATCCATCATCAGGAAGCTGTTTATCCCAGGAGCACAGGGCATACAAAGGAATGCAGGGACAATTTAAGACCTCGGTCAAACCAGTGAGCTTCTTTTAGGAGATGGGAGGGAGGACAAAACCAGGGCACCCAAAACATAACCGGTGTGGaaaggggcagagcatgcaagCACCATAGAGACCGGCTCCCCCCactgggactcgaacccaggacccgaGAATTGAGAGGCAGCGGTGCGAGTACACAGACAGAGTGGCAGCCGACGGCTTGAGATCTTTATTCTGCTCGGTGACTCAGAGGGTGAGACAGCTGGGCAGCGCGCTGGCAGACAGGACAGGGCAGGGGCTAATCCGGGCCCTGAAGGTACAGTGTCTGGGCGCGAGGGAGCAGCTGCCGGGTCAGATGAAGCCGGCATTCCCAGCCCATCTCTTCCAAACCCTGCAATCGGAGTCTGATTCTGCTGTACAACATATTACACTTCATGCTTTTCAGAGGCAAATATACATAAAACAAAGGCTTGAACATCCTATTTCTGGAACACAGTTATTATTGGTCACTACAGTCTCAGCTTGCTTATTCCAGTTATGAAATAATGTGCAAACCTCAAAAAAGAAGAAGTAAGGAGATGATTAGCCTGGCCTATTTTACAATATGGCTTAGGTCTACATACTTGTATAAATGTGACATTATGATAGGTAGTAGTAATAATTACATAGTAGTAGCAGTAATCTGTGTACTCTTCCCATCatgtattaaaacaataaaatacaccGCAAGTGCCTCACAGCCTAGCACCAGGCAGCAAGGCGCCACATTCACACGCAAAACAGAACTATAAAGGGGAAGCCGAAGGCCAGATGGTTCCGAGAAATATAATAAGAATTACATATAAATACACGTGAACCACAAGAACGATCTAAATCTAGAAACCGTCAGAGCTGACACCAACAGTGCGTGTCCACAGAACACTGCCGTGTGCAATtataaagaacattaaaaacatcacaAGGAGCAGAAGGGCTCTCTGCACGCCCAGCCTGTACAGCAATTAAATGATCGATCTGATCTCATTCAGCTTTCTCAAAGGAAACCCAGCTGCACTGCCTGTACCAGGCTCCCGcagctctttgtgtaaaaaaagcaCCTCTGTTCTCCGTCCTCAATGCACGTCCTTGTAACGCGCTGACCTCGAACCTCAGAAGAACCTGTGCGAAGATTGCACACAATtcccaggtaaaaaaaaaaaacaaacacttacCTGCTCTGTCTGGAGACAGAAGGAGCAtctcttttcagtttttttgtcaatttattgtggatttttttaaaacgtaCAGTTAGGACAAACAGTAAATTTAACGCAGGGAAAACAGAAATTGTCGTACCTATTTACAGAACCAGTGTCGCAGAGACAAACCCGTAACTCTGTTCATACCCCCTGGACCGGTAGATTCTGTCCATCAATGTTCGGGGTCACTTCACCTCAGCTCTGCGGCACCAAAGCTCGGTCCACTCCCCCAGCAGAAAACCGGGCAGCAGAGAACTGGGGAGAGGGCGCAGTATAAGCAGCATCCCGCTGACAGGCAGAGATTCAGTCTCACACAGCAAAGAGTTCACCAGGGGTCACTCAGTCGGTCAGCCGGTCACAAGGTTCGGAGAAAAGCCCACTTCCGCAGAGGCTGGAGGCCAAGCGCTTCCTGGACCAGAGTGGGTGCCGAGGCATGCGAGAAAGCCTGCCTTCAGGACTCGGGACTTGACAGCAGAGCAGTCTCAGGACAGCAGGAGGGGGTTCAAGGATCGACAGCGCAAACTGGACAGTGCAAACCTCGAGGGAGGGTACAACCGGGGATCGCGGAACGGAAGGTCACAGATCCCGAGGTAACGAGCGGCGCACGGAGGGAGTCTGGGCTGAAACGTCAACGATATGACACGTGGGACTCGTCGGGCGGTTTAGGTGGAGCTAGCAGAGAAACCCTTCACTTAGCAAGATCGTGTCCCCCCCCCGTCAGCATACGCGTTAATGAGGAACACTCAGAGACGGCTCTCCTCTCGGAGGCGGCACATTCAACACGAAGATGAACCACATTCCGGCACACGCAAATGAGGAAAACAAGGAACCGGGAGAACTACAGCATTAGGAGACCTGGCCGTCAGAAGTTTGGAAAAATAGTTAATAAAAGCAATCTTTACATCAGACGCTACAAAATATGAAACCGTTATATTTTACATAACTTTTTACATAGAAATATAACACCTAACTTGGGACTGGCACACAGGGTTGTTCTGACAACGTGCACTAACCCAGGCTGTGTACGCATGAAAGACAGACCCTGCGCTTCTGGAACTTGTCTTTTGATGACCCCCGCGCGCGCCATGCTCTCGCATCTCGGGGCGACCCGCCCCGCCTGCGCCCCCCCTCCGCGCTGCGGGGACGGAAGATGGGACTCCGAGGCTCATCTCCGCCGGGGGGGACTGGGGATGGGGGGCATCCGGGTGTTCCGCAGGCTTGGAAATCCCGGGAGAGGGATGCGGGGGGGGCAGGCAAGGACGATGATGCGGCATAGCGCCGGGAGCGGGAAGCTCGTGTGCAGATCTGTGCGCGCTGGAGGTGTGGGGGGGatgggagaggggggggggctgtCCGGTGGCCCCCCCTTCTCCCGGCCGGACTACTTGCACAGAGACTCCAGCGTGTCCAGGGTGCGCTTGAGGTCGCGGATCTGTTTGGCCAGGCCGTGGATCGGCTGCATGGAGCGATCCAGCTCCTCGCAGCGCGCCATCAGGGTGTACATGCCCTGCAACGACAGCAGGCGGCCAGCGGGACATCAGCAACGCGGGCCGGAGGAGAAGAGCCCAGCTCGTGCCAGGTGACCGGACACCACACCATCAAGATCGGCTCCGTTTACCGACTAAACCAGGTAGATCACAAGTCGGGTGACAATATCCCACTTCTTCAAAAACaatccttacacttctatagcgcctttctggacactacagccagagcgctttacaggtcacggggatcccctccacccccaccaatctgctccccacacaccagctctcagtggggaggagagtagagtgatggagccagttcagagaggggggttattaggaggccatgactggtaaggacCAATGTGGAAATTTGCctggtaacacccctactcttttcgagaaacaccctgggagttttaatgaccacagagagtcaggacctcggtttctcatccgaaggacggcgcctttttacagtgtagcatcccccgtcactatactggggcattaggacccacacagaccgcagggtgagcgccccctagtggccccactgacacctcttccagcagcaacctcagctttcccaggggtctcccctccaggtactggccaggctcacacctgctgagctccagcggGCTGCCAGCTGCGAGTCGCAAGGTGATAGAGCTGCTGGCTATTCTTGGCAGGATTATGAGCGGCTAGCCCATCTGATACACCCTACATTGTTTTACCTGTTGTATATTGCACACACCTGGTTTTAAGATGAGCCTTATCAAATAATCATTTCCATGTGCAATCACTTCACAGTCAAGAATGTAAACGGCAGTGCAGGTGAGCTGATTCGCAGTTAACTGAGCTCCTAGCTCTGGCCTGATCATGCTGGCTCCAACAAAGTACCCAACCCAAGTACAGGCCAGGCTTAAGAGACACACTGGCAGCCTGAATACCACCCGCACATCGAAAGGCATTTTTCTGGAGCTCATATAATCAAAACCCACTGTGAAATTGAATTatccagaagaaaaaaacctgGTTATACCTATACAGTTAGTCAGAAGAATATGGCGGTATTCCCCTTTAAGAACAGAAGCGCCTGCAAGAACCCTCCCTCATTTTAAAGCGAAGAGTAAACAGAATTGCAAGCACTGAACCTCcgaggacagacagacagatgtgaGCCGTTTTGCTCCCACAGGGTAATCGGAGCTGTTCTGGTTTTTGGCAGAAGACaacggtggggggggggggggatggggGGGGGAGTTTGGCTCAGGACTGGCCAGCGCCTTCAAGCCAGACAGAGTCTCACCTTTATGCTCATGTCCACAGACTCGCCCAGGCTGTCCACAGAGTCCCTGTACGTCTGGATGTATCCCACACTCAGGGCGGTCAtctgcagagagacacacagacgaaTCAGCCTGAAGAGAATTTCAGTGGCTGGCACTGCAGCctggcagcgctggggccctgggcccCATTCCAGATCTGGGGTACCGTCTGCAGGGAATCTGTTTGCTCTCACCATGTTCGTGAGAGTTTCCCCTGggtgctccagcttcctcccacagtccagagacctGCTGGTGGGTTAAACTggcatctgggaaaattggccctggtgtgagtgtgtgtgagtgtgtgtccttgCAATGGACAGGGGTCCCGTCCAGGGTGACCCCGTTTCTAGCCAGGACAGGCTACAGCCCCCcccgaccctgaattggatgaagtgattaaaaaataaacaggcgGATGGTGTTTCACATCCAGCATCAGTGCCAACAGCCTACTTGTTTGCACATACACAGACAAACAGGAGTCAGCTGTGCGTAGATTCAGTTTCCTGTCTGTGCTTCTGCAGGTCTGCTCGCTGTGCCTGCAGGCCCAAGACTCAGTCAATGCAGTCACGCGCACGCCTCCTGGGGGTCTGGTAACACTGGTTTTTCTTCAAGGTTAGTGGAGTTGCACTGAGACCACATTCAGACCAACGGCCCGATTCACAGAAAACCACGACAGGTAACATTTCAGGTGCTCAATACTTA contains:
- the LOC102686134 gene encoding toll-like receptor 9 translates to MASPRGAAALPGFLAVLVSLLPPGAATYPPFLPCGSPSPQTVDCAAHGLTRVPLFRAPTGAVTALLLSGNHISRIPADAFALFRRLETLELQWNGLLRPGVPKAGGPMVLAPRAFEPLAQLRSLDLRGNGLRAVPLLPPSLRTLDLSYNRLLLLEPPARPPALAALQTLRLDGNCYYNNPCGHSQGAPRGFLAGMGRLRELSLGHNNLTAVPGGLPAGLRRLALHYNQISAVAPGDFGQLARLSSLDLKGNCRRCEHAPSPCIKCARSALHLPAGCFASLGSLKSLNLSDNSLASLNDSVFAPLRGLEELLLSDNLLSRTSPNGNDLVLGSPAFRGFPRLRSLDLSYNYRRFTVFRRLALTEDFAGLARLQSLQITGCFFQSVDNASVAPLAGLPELRLLNLRLNFIKNIELHIFDSLAGLSYLRLSDNEISCTRCRGAPGKRPGLPDHRLTPGSSLQARGLSAPEPQVGLPLPESCTGRETLNLMRNNLVYVQKELFEGFERIECLILSHNSISQSFNGNQFILLKRLKLLDLSYNRIDLYYKAAFSELPSLEVLDLSNNNYHFQLSGMGHRLDFIAGLPSLRLLDLGFDSISDRISTALASSSLNKLVFRHNRLQDMWNKKIYFQFFRNLTNLTSLDLSNNLLTRIPPEGIYHLPPTLRDLNLKFNKLTSFPWEALSAFPCLEILDLSYNWLSTLSRSLHPGSYIPPDSGLRSLNLSSNRIHAIDRDFFRNATALASLLLSDNQLEQVDLDNCLLQRLRVLDIRWNRLVCTCDSSFYELFSNFNFSVPALTSQVTCGSPDRLRGRSVFSRDALLCPSSRNVAAFLLSLALALPLTALPVLRQVLGWDAWYAFYVWVARAWGLFYKGGEGSAYDAFVAFDKEQESVADWVYNELRVQLEDSGAQRFRLCLEERDWLPGRSSIENLHEAVQGSRKTVFVLPRAGPAGGLLREAFFLAQQRLLEERADVAVFVLLEKGRRGSRYLQLRRLLCRETVLLWPQNPQAQGYFWHRLRCVLARDIQASYDRKFSLSFEA